The proteins below are encoded in one region of Lagenorhynchus albirostris chromosome 7, mLagAlb1.1, whole genome shotgun sequence:
- the LOC132522698 gene encoding uncharacterized protein LOC132522698, giving the protein MRRPARPAPPRPQPTGSAGREPHQVAVAGSGALDSTRCCPESNTTASELTSLWRDRSCSHAPTRGGTGAAGHQHPSSALGPTPAAGDWTAGRTAARDRPARPTDPRKPTREALAGPTGHCAQSGGSQVRVRRRRDLGVQQRGNWATVAGALIPWAAGLSELTRGPGSAPAPDSCGTPQARQCGIPEQGGPHKDSPGRGSAAWGRPESHRTGVLRREETQRQTYRKMACENGGRDWNDAVQS; this is encoded by the exons ATGA GGCGGCCGGCGCGGCCAGCCCCACCGCGACCGCAACCCACGGGCTCAGCCGGGAGGGAGCCGCATCAAGTTGCAGTCGCCGGCTCCGGGGCCCTGGACTCGACCCGCTGCTGCCCCGAATCAAACACGACCGCCTCCGAGCTCACCTCCCTCTGGAGGGACCGCAGCTGCAGCCATGCTCCAACTCGGGGAGGAACTGGAGCGGCCGGCCACCAGCACCCCTCCTCGGCGCTCGGCCCGACTCCGGCCGCGGGCGACTGGACCGCAGGAAGGACTGCGGCTCGGGACCGTCCCGCCCGACCCACCGACCCCAGGAAGCCGACAAGAGAGGCGCTAGCAGGGCCGACAG GGCACTGCGCGCAGTCCGGCGGATCTCAGGTTCGCGTTCGGCGCCGGCGGGACCTCGGCGTCCAGCAGCGCGGAAACTGGGCTACCGTGGCGGGAGCGTTGATTCCGTGGGCAGCCGGTCTGTCTGAGCTTACGCGCGGACCCGGCTCCGCGCCTGCACCAG ACAGCTGTGGAACTCCTCAGGCGCGCCAGTGCGGAATCCCAGAGCAGGGAGGGCCGCACAAGGACAGTCCAGGACGCGGCTCTGCGGCGTGGGGACGTCCTGAATCCCACAG gactggtgtcctcagaagagaagagacacaaaGACAGACATACAGGAAGATGGCATGTgaaaatggaggcagagactggaatgaTGCTGTTCAGAGCTAA